A genomic window from Lotus japonicus ecotype B-129 chromosome 1, LjGifu_v1.2 includes:
- the LOC130737397 gene encoding uncharacterized protein LOC130737397: MGRTGNVKKCPLVSEAVSKELWEYFNRQKEKKVVDRTRVPTDLDLASLGYGESESEDELVASTAQARRKTNIGTKNITKSKKGPMDLFVRNPEDAIKKRKKENLRQENIRASCDKEATARVHQYIARFWYQAGLSFNVIKLSSFDEMVQAIGCFGKNLRVPSYHEIRVPLLQKEVDYTENLMKGHKEEWAMNGCSIMSNAWTDRKQRCLINFLVNSPAGTMFVKSIDGSDFVKTGQKLFEMLDTLVEEIGEENVVQVVTDNESNYVLAGKLLEEKRKNLYWTPCAAHCVDLILEDIGKIPSVKKTIRSAISLVGFIYSHSSTLSLLRHCTNKRELVRHGVTRLATSFLSLERILQERPRLKIMFASEEWYENKLSKSAKGKAATKTVVKPSFWKHVIYTIKVMSPLVEVLRLVDGEKKPAMGYIYEAMCRAKETIANSFDKDESKYEDVMKIIDERWSCQLNRPLHIAGRFFNPEYYYDNPGMEFERDVMLGVYQVVGRLVKDESLHNKITEEMHIYKTADGMFGHKLAIDQRKTITPATWWRSFGHSAPNLQRLAMKVLSLTCSASGCERNWSVFEQIHFKKRNRLEHKKMHDLVYVKYNQKLKQRHNYRDEIDPITLNNIDDCNEWLVGDMMDDDMVHDGDDTLSWKTVYEASGLGEPMTYTRRRTSMQKKKSDSSAAKASKKGGTSSTSSSQSARAATARGKRHVGQEDDENEWQEILAEVAEEQAEEDGFEDEDSDSEGEEEEGYAALDGIDTQVHYTTLGLDD, encoded by the exons ATGGGAAGGACTGGTAATGTGAAAAAATGCCCCTTGGTTTCTGAGGCTGTTAGTAAGGAGCTATGGGAATACTTCAATCGTCAGAAAGAAAAGAAGGTAGTTGATCGAACCCGAGTTCCTACTGATCTTGATCTTGCAAGCCTAGGATATGGTGAAAGTGAAAGTGAAGATGAACTTGTGGCCTCAACCGCACAAGCTAGGAGGAAGACTAATATTGGAACAAAGAATATTACTAAGTCTAAAAAGGGGCCAATGGACTTGTTTGTGAGAAATCCTGAAGATGcaatcaaaaaaagaaaaaaggagaaTTTGAGGCAAGAAAATATCAGGGCTTCATGTGATAAAGAAGCCACTGCTAGGGTCCATCAATACATAGCTCGCTTTTGGTATCAAGCTGGTTTGTCCTTCAATGTTATCAAGTTGAGCAGCTTTGACGAAATGGTTCAAGCAATTGGTTGCTTTGGTAAAAACTTGCGAGTTCCTAGCTATCATGAAATCAGAGTTCCACTCTTGCAAAAGGAAGTGGATTATACTGAAAATCTTATGAAAGGTCACAAGGAGGAATGGGCCATGAATGGGTGCTCTATTATGTCAAATGCATGGACCGATCGGAAGCAAAGATGCTTGATCAACTTCTTGGTTAACTCTCCTGCTGGGACTATGTTTGTGAAATCCATTGATGGATCTGATTTTGTGAAGACTGGGCAGAAGTTGTTTGAGATGCTTGATACTCTTGTGGAGGAGATAGGAGAGGAAAATGTTGTTCAAGTTGTTACCGATAACGAAAGCAACTATGTCTTGGCTGGTAAGTTGTtggaagagaagaggaagaacctTTACTGGACTCCTTGTGCTGCTCATTGCGTGGACTTAATTCTTGAAGACATTGGGAAGATTCCTTCGGTTAAGAAGACAATTCGGAGTGCCATATCTCTTGTTGggtttatttatagtcattcaAGCACTTTGAGCTTGTTGAGGCATTGCACCAACAAAAGGGAGTTGGTAAGGCATGGGGTAACAAGATTAGCTACATCCTTCCTATCATTAGAAAGGATTTTGCAAGAGAGACCAAGACTTAAGATCATGTTTGCTTCCGAAGAGTGGTACGAGAACAAGTTGTCTAAGAGTGCTAAAGGGAAGGCAGCAACAAAAACTGTGGTTAAGCCTTCTTTCTGGAAACATGTGATTTACACTATTAAGGTGATGTCTCCTCTTGTTGAAGTGCTGCGTTTGGTTGATGGTGAGAAGAAACCTGCCATGGGGTATATTTATGAGGCAATGTGTAGGGCTAAAGAAACCATTGCAAACAGCTTCGACAAAGATGAAAGCAAATACGAAGATGTGATGAAGATCATTGATGAGAGGTGGTCTTGCCAACTCAATAGGCCATTGCATATTGCTGGACGCTTCTTCAATCCAGAATATTACTATGACAATCCTGGTATGGAGTTCGAGAGAGACGTTATGTTGGGAGTGTATCAAGTTGTTGGGAGGTTGGTGAAAGATGAAAGTCTTCATAACAAGATCACTGAAGAGATGCATATTTATAAGACTGCAGATGGTATGTTTGGACATAAATTAGCAATAGACCAAAGGAAGACCATTACTCCAG CTACATGGTGGAGAAGCTTTGGTCATTCAGCACCAAATTTGCAGCGCCTTGCCATGAAAGTATTGAGTTTGACATGTAGTGCATCCGGGTGTGAGCGCAATTGGAGTGTGTTTGAGCAG ATTCATTTCAAGAAGAGAAATAGGCTTGAGCATAAGAAAATGCATGATTTGGTTTATGTTAAATATAACCAAAAGCTCAAGCAAAGACATAACTATAGAGATGAGATTGACCCCATCACTCTCAACAATATTGATGACTGTAATGAGTGGCTTGTGGGAGACATGATGGATGATGATATGGTTCATGATGGAGATGATACTCTATCTTGGAAAACTGTCTATGAGGCTTCGGGGCTTGGAGAACCTATGACATATACTAGGCGGAGAACAAGTATgcaaaaaaagaaaagtgaTTCAAGTGCAGCAAAAGCTTCTAAAAAAGGTGGCACATCTTCAACTTCATCATCTCAATCCGCAAGGGCTGCAACCGCAAGAGGAAAGAGGCATGTTGGtcaagaagatgatgaaaatgaatGGCAAGAGATTCTTGCTGAAGTGGCGGAAGAGCAAGCTGAAGAAGATGGATTTGAGGATgaggattcagattcagaaggagaagaggaagagggatATGCTGCACTAGATGGCATTGACACTCAAGTTCACTACACTACATTAGGATTGGATGATTAG
- the LOC130741594 gene encoding probable methyltransferase PMT2 produces the protein MATKGNPGDNRNNRSTMSVFIVVGFCGFFYILGLWQRSGFGKGDSIAVEITKQTDCSVLSDLNYETHRDGDAGTPDDSDEPVKEFKPCEDRYIDYTPCHDQVRAMTFPRESMNYRERHCPPEEEKLSCLIPAPRGYSTPFPWPKSRDYVPFANAPYKSLTVEKAVQNWIQYEGSVFRFPGGGTQFPHGADAYIDGLAAVIPFDNGMVRTALDTGCGVASWGAYLFKKNVVTMSIAPRDSHEAQVQFALERGVPAIIGVLGTIMLPFPSGSFDMAHCSRCLIPWGVNGGMYMKEVDRVLRPGGYWILSGPPINWKTSYQAWQRPEEELEEEQRQIEDTAKLLCWEKKHEKGETAIWRKSLNNDECNEQDTQPTICESANSDDVWYKKMENCVSPSKHSGSWKPFPERLYAVPSRITSGSVPGVSAEVFENDSRLWKKHVNAYKRINKIIDSGRYRNIMDMNAGLGGFAAALDSPKLWVMNVVPTIAEKASLGVIFERGLIGIYHDWCEAFSTYPRTYDLIHANGVFSLYKDKCSAEDILLEMDRILRPEGAVIFREQADVLMQVKRIVKGMRWNTKMVDHEDGPLITEKVLFAVKQYWVAGDNSTSSE, from the exons ATGGCCACCAAAGGGAACCCAGGAGACAATAGAAACAATAGGAGTACAATGTCTGTTTTCATTGTGGTTGGTTTTTGTGGTTTCTTCTACATATTGGGTTTGTGGCAAAGGAGTGGTTTTGGAAAAGGTGATAGCATAGCTGTTGAGATTACTAAACAGACAGATTGCAGTGTTCTCTCTGATCTTAATTACGAGACTCACCGCGACGGCGATGCGGGGACGCCGGATGATTCTGATGAACCGGTCAAGGAGTTCAAGCCGTGTGAGGATCGCTACATTGATTACACGCCTTGTCATGATCAAGTGAGGGCGATGACGTTTCCCAGAGAGAGTATGAATTATAGAGAGAGGCATTGTCCTCCTGAGGAGGAGAAGTTGTCATGTCTCATACCTGCGCCTAGAGGGTACTCGACGCCGTTTCCTTGGCCCAAGAGTCGCGATTATGTGCCTTTCGCAAACGCGCCTTACAAGAGTTTGACGGTTGAGAAGGCTGTGCAGAATTGGATACAGTACGAAGGAAGTGTCTTCAGGTTTCCCGGTGGAGGAACGCAGTTTCCCCATGGTGCTGATGCTTACATTGATGGACTTGCAGCTGTTATTCCCTTTGACAATGGGATGGTTAGAACCGCATTAGATACTGGCTGTGGG GTTGCCAGTTGGGGTGCATACCTATTTAAGAAAAATGTCGTTACCATGTCAATTGCACCAAGAGACTCTCATGAAGCACAAGTTCAATTTGCTTTGGAAAGAGGTGTTCCAGCAATCATTGGTGTTCTTGGAACAATAATGCTACCTTTTCCTTCTGGATCTTTTGACATGGCACATTGTTCTCGCTGCTTGATTCCATGGGGCGTAAATG GTGGAATGTACATGAAGGAAGTTGACCGAGTTCTTAGACCTGGTGGTTACTGGATACTTTCTGGCCCCCCCATCAACTGGAAGACTAGCTACCAAGCATGGCAACGTCCTGAAGAAGAGCTTGAGGAGGAGCAGAGGCAGATTGAAGATACTGCTAAACTTCTTTGTTGGGAAAAGAAACATGAGAAAGGTGAAACTGCAATCTGGAGAAAAAGTTTAAATAATGATGAGTGCAATGAACAAGATACTCAACCTACAATATGTGAATCCGCAAATTCGGATGATGTTTG GTACAAGAAGATGGAAAATTGTGTTTCTCCTTCTAAACATAGTGGTTCATGGAAGCCATTCCCAGAGAGACTCTATGCTGTTCCTTCCAGAATTACCAGTGGATCCGTTCCTGGTGTTTCCGCTGAGGTATTTGAGAACGACAGCCGATTATGGAAGAAGCATGTGAATGCATACAAACGGATCAACAAAATCATTGACTCAGGTAGATATCGCAACATAATGGACATGAATGCTGGCCTAGGAGGTTTTGCTGCTGCCTTGGATTCTCCCAAATTATGGGTTATGAATGTTGTGCCTACAATTGCGGAGAAAGCTAGCCTGGGTGTTATATTTGAGCGAGGATTGATTGGCATTTACCACGACTG GTGTGAAGCCTTCTCCACATATCCAAGGACCTATGACCTTATCCATGCAAATGGTGTTTTCAGCCTATACAAGGATAA GTGTAGTGCAGAAGACATTTTATTGGAGATGGACCGGATCCTACGACCTGAAGGAGCAGTAATATTTCGGGAACAAGCAGATGTGCTAATGCAGGTGAAAAGAATTGTAAAAGGTATGAGATGGAATACAAAAATGGTGGACCATGAGGATGGTCCACTGATTACAGAGAAGGTGTTGTTTGCTGTCAAGCAGTACTGGGTTGCAGGTGATAACTCCACAAGCTCAGAGTGA